One genomic segment of Alkalimarinus alittae includes these proteins:
- the aroE gene encoding shikimate dehydrogenase produces the protein MNVNADVDLYAVVGNPISHSKSPKIHGEFAVQSAENLEYMAIQAPVDEFSESVNAFFDNGGKGLNITVPFKEQAWSLSSQLSDRARLAGAVNTLYQNENGDICGENTDGIGLVRDLTVNHNVSLADKRILVLGAGGAVRGVLLPILEEKPASVTIANRTVAKAEQLAALFSGRGELIACGFDELSGSFDVIINGTSASLQGDLPPLPEGIINDTTIAYDMMYSADKTVFNRWAESCNAACTFDGLGMLVEQAAESFYIWRQVRVDTGPVLAMLRAFE, from the coding sequence ATGAACGTAAATGCTGACGTAGATTTGTATGCGGTAGTGGGTAACCCTATTAGCCATAGTAAGTCCCCAAAGATTCATGGCGAGTTTGCTGTCCAGAGTGCAGAAAACCTTGAATACATGGCGATTCAAGCCCCTGTAGATGAATTCTCTGAGTCTGTTAATGCGTTTTTTGATAATGGCGGTAAAGGGTTAAACATTACGGTACCTTTTAAAGAGCAGGCGTGGTCATTAAGTAGCCAGTTAAGTGATAGAGCAAGGTTAGCGGGTGCGGTTAATACTCTTTATCAAAATGAAAACGGTGATATTTGCGGCGAAAATACCGACGGTATCGGCTTAGTTAGAGACTTAACCGTGAACCATAACGTCTCCCTCGCAGATAAACGTATATTGGTATTGGGCGCAGGTGGGGCCGTCAGAGGTGTGCTGCTGCCGATACTGGAAGAAAAACCCGCTTCTGTCACCATTGCAAACCGCACGGTCGCCAAAGCAGAGCAGTTGGCGGCGCTATTTTCGGGGCGAGGAGAGCTAATTGCTTGTGGTTTTGACGAACTGAGTGGGTCTTTTGACGTTATTATCAATGGCACTTCTGCAAGCTTACAGGGAGACCTTCCTCCTTTGCCTGAAGGGATCATAAACGACACCACCATCGCCTATGACATGATGTATTCAGCCGACAAAACAGTGTTTAATCGCTGGGCTGAATCGTGCAATGCAGCCTGCACGTTTGACGGCTTAGGCATGTTAGTGGAGCAAGCAGCAGAGTCATTCTATATTTGGCGGCAAGTCAGAGTCGATACGGGGCCTGTTTTAGCTATGTTGAGAGCGTTTGAATAA
- the hemF gene encoding oxygen-dependent coproporphyrinogen oxidase → MTAPDINAVKAYFLDLQDRICEGIEQEDGKGQFFEEEWQREEGGGGRSRVMTNGVCFEKGGVNFSHVMGAELPASASASRPELAGRSFQALGVSLVMHPENPYVPTSHANVRMFIAEKEGEEPIWWFGGGYDLTPYYGFDEDCIHWHKVARDTCLPFGDNVYSDYKSWCDRYFYLKHRDEPRGIGGLFFDDLNAGGFEKCFEFVRAIGDSYLQAYLPIVSNRKDTPYGAREREFQLYRRGRYVEFNLVFDRGTLFGLQSGGRVESILMSLPPLVKWEYNWQAEEGSDEARLLDYYLTDRDWLAEA, encoded by the coding sequence GTGACGGCACCGGACATAAACGCAGTTAAAGCTTACTTTCTTGATCTGCAAGACAGAATTTGTGAAGGGATAGAGCAAGAAGATGGTAAAGGCCAGTTCTTTGAAGAGGAATGGCAACGAGAAGAAGGTGGTGGTGGTCGGTCACGCGTAATGACAAACGGCGTCTGTTTTGAAAAAGGAGGGGTTAACTTTTCTCACGTAATGGGGGCTGAGTTGCCTGCGTCTGCTTCAGCTTCTCGCCCTGAACTGGCTGGGCGTAGCTTTCAAGCGCTCGGTGTTTCGCTTGTTATGCACCCAGAAAATCCTTATGTGCCCACTTCTCATGCCAATGTAAGAATGTTTATTGCTGAAAAAGAAGGTGAAGAGCCTATTTGGTGGTTTGGTGGCGGGTACGACCTGACGCCTTATTATGGATTTGATGAAGACTGTATTCACTGGCATAAGGTGGCGCGTGATACTTGTCTCCCTTTTGGTGATAACGTTTACTCAGATTACAAAAGCTGGTGCGACCGCTATTTTTATCTAAAGCACAGAGATGAGCCACGCGGGATAGGTGGTTTATTTTTTGATGACTTAAATGCAGGTGGTTTCGAAAAGTGTTTTGAGTTTGTGCGAGCCATTGGTGATAGTTATCTACAGGCTTATTTACCGATTGTATCTAATCGAAAAGACACTCCTTATGGCGCCCGCGAGCGAGAGTTTCAACTTTATAGACGTGGCCGCTATGTTGAGTTTAATTTGGTATTTGACCGTGGCACCTTGTTTGGCTTGCAGTCGGGAGGGCGTGTTGAGTCAATTTTGATGTCTTTACCCCCCTTGGTTAAATGGGAGTATAACTGGCAGGCAGAAGAGGGTTCTGATGAAGCGCGCTTGCTAGATTACTACCTAACCGACCGCGACTGGCTAGCAGAGGCATAG
- a CDS encoding L-threonylcarbamoyladenylate synthase: MTDIIHSSHIKKAVETLTSGGIIAYPTEAVWGLGCDPWNRDAVERLLNLKSRAMNKGLILACGQMAQLSFLLDGLPPEKHKILTDSWPGPNTWLVPDNQRVVPYWIKGDHETVAVRVSKHLLIKEISAVFGHPIVSTSANPAGEEPAMSARMIHQYFGDQIDYVVPGELGGETQPSRIRSLDTGKIIRN, translated from the coding sequence ATGACCGATATTATACATTCTTCTCACATCAAAAAAGCAGTTGAGACCTTAACCTCAGGCGGGATTATCGCTTACCCGACTGAGGCTGTTTGGGGACTTGGTTGTGATCCCTGGAACAGAGACGCAGTAGAACGTTTGCTGAATCTTAAATCTCGAGCCATGAATAAAGGGCTTATTTTGGCCTGTGGTCAAATGGCGCAACTCAGCTTTTTGTTAGATGGACTACCACCTGAAAAACATAAAATATTAACTGATAGTTGGCCGGGGCCAAACACCTGGTTGGTGCCTGATAATCAGCGTGTTGTTCCATACTGGATCAAAGGTGATCATGAAACAGTAGCTGTTAGAGTAAGTAAGCATTTACTTATCAAAGAGATTTCTGCTGTATTCGGTCACCCTATCGTCTCTACATCGGCAAACCCAGCAGGAGAAGAGCCTGCTATGAGTGCGCGTATGATTCACCAGTATTTTGGCGACCAAATAGACTATGTTGTACCGGGTGAATTAGGCGGTGAGACACAACCCTCTCGGATTAGATCGCTGGATACAGGTAAGATAATAAGAAACTAA
- the dprA gene encoding DNA-processing protein DprA, which yields MTDAQTPVLDVNSPTFSNEALASLALVHLPGVGATRYHKLIEWFGSADAVVMGDRKLMVAAGVKPASVRLLDQYAVNGLDSELGRLIKRDLDWASEPNNSLLLIQDKDYPPLLKHIDSPPPVLYIKGARGLLSEPQLAMVGSRSPSIDGKENAYRFAKSIVNVGLVVTSGMALGVDGAAHKGAIDGGGHTIAVVGTGLDITYPARHRGLSAEILERGAIVSELPLGTQPHPSNFPRRNRIISALSLGVLVVEASPRSGSLITAHCALDQGREVYAIPGSIHNPMARGCHQLLRQGAKLVESADDIFEELSSLLAFHQLIRNDAARAPAAINKPPQVTADLFESESTTDPASTVSASTLTASSTTTTATTISVEPPEHFPIALNDAEKTLLDLLGYDVVSVDLAVERSALSAEDISILMMSLELKGVVQAVPGGFQKVRESITA from the coding sequence ATGACAGACGCTCAAACCCCCGTTCTCGACGTTAATTCCCCCACTTTTTCAAACGAAGCGCTAGCATCTCTCGCACTAGTTCACCTGCCGGGAGTAGGTGCAACGCGTTACCATAAGCTGATTGAATGGTTTGGTTCAGCTGACGCTGTCGTAATGGGCGATAGAAAACTAATGGTTGCTGCCGGCGTGAAGCCTGCTTCAGTAAGGCTTTTGGATCAATATGCAGTGAATGGTTTAGACTCAGAACTGGGTCGCCTAATCAAACGAGACTTAGACTGGGCTTCAGAGCCTAATAACAGCTTATTATTGATTCAAGATAAAGATTACCCACCCTTACTTAAACACATTGATAGCCCCCCTCCTGTGCTCTATATCAAAGGAGCAAGAGGGCTTCTGAGTGAGCCACAGTTAGCGATGGTTGGCAGTAGAAGCCCATCTATTGATGGTAAGGAAAACGCATATCGGTTTGCTAAATCTATTGTAAATGTTGGCTTGGTGGTTACAAGTGGAATGGCTTTAGGGGTTGATGGCGCAGCCCACAAAGGGGCTATTGATGGGGGTGGCCATACTATTGCTGTGGTGGGGACTGGTCTGGATATTACTTATCCGGCTCGTCATAGAGGGTTGTCCGCTGAAATACTGGAGCGAGGAGCTATTGTCTCCGAACTACCGTTAGGTACGCAGCCGCATCCTTCTAACTTTCCTCGCCGGAACCGCATCATCAGTGCCCTTTCGTTAGGGGTGCTGGTGGTAGAAGCGAGCCCTAGAAGTGGATCGCTGATCACAGCCCATTGTGCGCTTGATCAAGGGCGGGAAGTTTATGCAATCCCAGGCTCTATCCATAACCCCATGGCCAGAGGTTGCCACCAATTGCTTCGACAGGGGGCTAAACTGGTTGAAAGTGCAGACGATATATTCGAAGAGCTTAGTAGTTTGTTAGCCTTTCATCAGCTTATTCGTAATGATGCAGCTCGTGCTCCAGCAGCTATTAATAAGCCACCTCAGGTAACCGCTGATCTTTTTGAGTCAGAAAGCACGACCGATCCGGCGTCAACTGTAAGTGCTTCAACATTAACGGCTTCAAGCACAACGACTACAGCTACAACGATTTCGGTTGAACCCCCAGAGCATTTTCCTATAGCTCTCAATGACGCGGAAAAAACACTGCTAGACTTGCTTGGTTATGATGTGGTTTCGGTAGATTTAGCCGTAGAGCGTTCAGCATTATCAGCAGAAGATATTTCGATCTTAATGATGTCACTGGAGCTTAAAGGGGTTGTTCAGGCTGTTCCTGGAGGCTTCCAAAAAGTAAGAGAAAGCATCACTGCTTGA
- a CDS encoding LysM peptidoglycan-binding domain-containing protein, with product MRKLLLGLSAMLLLGMQVAMAQPELKTGHPDKYTVVKGDTLWDISSRFLDSPWLWPEIWHANPQVENPHLIYPGDILGLVYVKGLPKVTTIKRNPNGGVIKLSPQARATPLTTAIPAIPLDAISQFLNESRIVDRAELNAAPYVLIGKGEHILTGAGDDLFARGDVGDYKSMGIFRSNKTYVDPETNEFLGLEAKSIAKAKVKAINGEVVTLNVQRSNSEILQGDRLLPTDDRTINSMFHPSEPDVDVNGYMIDVVNGVSQIGQYAVVVINKGERDGIKEGNVLAVYKKGGIVQDPYTKEKIELPADRAGVLMVFRTFEKMSYGLVLKALRPLSLMDEVRNP from the coding sequence ATGAGAAAACTGTTGTTAGGCCTATCGGCAATGCTGTTGTTGGGCATGCAGGTAGCCATGGCGCAGCCAGAGCTTAAAACCGGACATCCGGATAAATACACTGTCGTTAAGGGTGATACCTTGTGGGATATTTCCTCACGGTTTCTTGATAGCCCTTGGTTATGGCCTGAGATTTGGCATGCAAACCCTCAAGTTGAGAACCCGCACTTAATTTATCCGGGGGATATACTGGGGCTTGTCTACGTCAAAGGCTTGCCAAAAGTGACCACCATTAAGCGCAACCCAAACGGTGGCGTCATCAAATTGAGCCCTCAAGCGAGAGCGACGCCCCTAACAACGGCTATTCCTGCTATTCCACTTGATGCTATTAGCCAGTTCTTAAATGAGTCGCGTATTGTAGATCGGGCTGAACTGAATGCAGCGCCATATGTTTTAATCGGCAAAGGTGAGCACATCTTAACGGGTGCCGGCGATGACCTATTTGCACGAGGCGATGTAGGCGACTATAAGTCGATGGGTATTTTTCGCAGTAACAAAACCTATGTAGACCCAGAGACTAATGAGTTTTTAGGGCTGGAAGCAAAGTCGATAGCGAAAGCGAAAGTTAAAGCGATTAACGGTGAAGTGGTAACGCTTAACGTTCAGCGTTCGAACTCAGAGATACTGCAAGGTGACAGACTGCTGCCTACTGATGACCGAACCATCAATTCGATGTTTCACCCTAGTGAGCCAGATGTTGACGTTAATGGCTACATGATAGATGTAGTGAATGGTGTTAGCCAGATTGGCCAGTATGCGGTTGTTGTGATCAACAAGGGTGAGCGTGACGGCATTAAAGAAGGTAATGTATTGGCTGTTTACAAAAAAGGCGGCATTGTACAAGACCCTTACACTAAAGAAAAAATTGAACTGCCTGCAGATCGTGCGGGGGTACTCATGGTATTCCGTACGTTTGAAAAAATGAGCTATGGCTTAGTGCTTAAAGCATTACGTCCATTATCGCTTATGGATGAAGTTCGTAACCCATAG
- the def gene encoding peptide deformylase produces MAKLEILEFPDPRLRKVAAPVTCVDDEIRTIIDNMFETMYDAPGIGLAATQVNIHKRIVVIDVSEEKDQPMVFINPEVTVLEGEPHSMQEGCLSVPGFYEDVTRVDHALVKALDRDGNPFELEVNELLAVCIQHELDHLDGKLFVDYLSPLKRNRIRKKLEKQHRIGA; encoded by the coding sequence ATGGCTAAACTAGAAATTCTTGAGTTCCCAGACCCAAGGTTGCGCAAAGTCGCAGCACCCGTTACCTGTGTTGACGATGAAATTCGCACCATTATCGATAACATGTTCGAAACGATGTATGACGCTCCGGGCATAGGGCTAGCAGCCACGCAGGTCAATATTCACAAGCGAATTGTGGTGATAGACGTCTCTGAAGAGAAAGACCAACCTATGGTCTTCATCAATCCAGAAGTGACCGTTTTAGAAGGCGAACCTCACTCAATGCAAGAGGGCTGTTTGTCTGTTCCCGGTTTTTACGAGGATGTAACCCGAGTGGATCACGCGTTAGTCAAAGCACTTGACCGTGACGGTAATCCATTTGAGTTAGAGGTTAATGAACTGTTGGCCGTTTGTATTCAACATGAGCTGGACCACTTAGACGGTAAACTATTTGTAGATTACCTCAGCCCATTAAAGCGTAATCGAATTCGTAAAAAACTGGAAAAACAGCACCGCATTGGTGCCTAA
- the fmt gene encoding methionyl-tRNA formyltransferase: MADVSPIRADISSLRIIFAGTPDFAASALEALIGKGYNIVAAYTQPDRPAGRGKKMHKSPVKELAEQHNIPVYQPLNFKETADQQALSSLNADLMIVAAYGIILPKIVLETPTRGCLNIHASLLPRWRGAAPIQRAIQAGDTETGITIMQMDEGLDTGNMLWVKKTPITQDDNGGSLHDRLAQLGAEAMLEALERLDSDELKNEQQDDQQACYAHKLSKADAQIDWSQTAESIQLTIRAFNPWPVAYTVEAGERIRLFEADTVENNTDKSPGTVINKSRDGVVVACGQGAINIKKLQLPGAKAMSVSDFVNGGKAMLETDTLFTSAGANS, encoded by the coding sequence GTGGCTGATGTTTCCCCTATCCGTGCAGACATTTCATCTCTTCGTATCATCTTCGCAGGTACTCCCGATTTTGCTGCTTCCGCACTCGAAGCGCTGATAGGTAAAGGCTATAACATTGTTGCCGCCTACACCCAGCCAGATCGACCCGCTGGGCGTGGCAAAAAAATGCATAAAAGTCCTGTTAAAGAATTAGCAGAGCAACATAACATCCCCGTTTATCAGCCTCTTAATTTTAAAGAGACCGCCGACCAGCAAGCATTGTCATCACTAAATGCAGACCTGATGATTGTTGCCGCCTACGGCATTATTTTACCCAAAATTGTGCTTGAGACCCCTACACGCGGCTGTCTCAACATTCATGCCTCATTATTACCCCGCTGGAGAGGCGCTGCGCCGATTCAACGTGCCATTCAAGCCGGCGATACCGAAACAGGCATTACCATCATGCAGATGGATGAAGGCCTCGATACCGGCAACATGCTATGGGTAAAGAAAACCCCGATTACGCAAGATGATAACGGCGGTAGCTTGCATGACCGTTTGGCACAACTAGGTGCTGAAGCCATGCTCGAAGCACTTGAAAGACTTGATAGCGACGAACTCAAGAACGAGCAACAAGATGATCAGCAAGCCTGTTATGCTCATAAGCTTTCTAAGGCCGATGCTCAAATTGACTGGTCTCAGACGGCAGAGTCTATACAGTTAACGATTCGAGCCTTTAATCCTTGGCCAGTAGCCTATACTGTTGAGGCAGGTGAACGTATCCGCTTATTTGAAGCCGATACTGTTGAAAATAACACCGACAAATCACCCGGTACAGTGATCAATAAATCCCGCGATGGAGTTGTTGTTGCCTGCGGACAGGGTGCTATAAACATTAAAAAACTACAATTGCCTGGTGCCAAAGCGATGTCTGTAAGTGACTTCGTCAACGGTGGTAAAGCCATGCTTGAAACCGATACCTTATTCACAAGCGCTGGGGCTAACTCTTAA
- the rsmB gene encoding 16S rRNA (cytosine(967)-C(5))-methyltransferase RsmB → MAKKTAKKRYLKRKVPMVETFNLRAIAAQVVHQVSHEKKSLSSLLPPALEKVADTDKALLQELCFGTCRWYHKLDAIKNSLMVQPLGHLDIVVNSVILVGIYQLLEMRIPPHAAIFETVEAAEALGFYRLKGMVNGILRNVEREEHWPEALIETDTDESLLYEYSHPRWLIDKLSNNWPERWQDILAANNLRPPMTLRVNTLKISRDEYLEKLSQAEIEAHATNFAPAGITLEHPVDVNMLPHFSEGFVSVQDEAAQLCCELLDAPKEARILDTCAAPGGKTCAILERFPDADVSAIDIDPARVERINENLERAGLTATVITGDAADPESWWDKQLFDRILLDAPCSATGVIRRHPDIKLLRQENDIVPLANLQLSILQSSWQMLKPGGKLVYATCSVFSQENSRIIERFISKQADATLIPIEVEWGTPTPFGQQLFPQADGHDGFFYACLKKSG, encoded by the coding sequence ATGGCAAAGAAAACAGCTAAGAAACGATACTTGAAGCGAAAAGTTCCCATGGTTGAGACATTTAACCTGCGTGCTATTGCCGCTCAGGTGGTGCACCAAGTCAGCCATGAGAAAAAGTCATTGAGTAGTTTGTTACCCCCCGCGTTAGAAAAAGTAGCCGATACCGATAAAGCACTGCTACAAGAGCTTTGTTTTGGCACTTGTCGTTGGTATCACAAACTTGATGCCATCAAAAATAGCTTGATGGTTCAACCTTTAGGCCATCTCGATATCGTCGTTAACTCGGTTATTTTAGTGGGTATTTATCAGCTATTAGAAATGCGAATCCCCCCTCATGCCGCTATTTTTGAAACCGTTGAAGCGGCTGAAGCACTCGGTTTTTACCGATTAAAAGGCATGGTAAACGGAATTCTACGAAATGTTGAACGAGAAGAACACTGGCCAGAAGCATTAATCGAGACTGATACGGATGAGTCTTTACTATATGAATACAGCCACCCACGCTGGCTGATTGATAAACTCTCAAATAACTGGCCTGAACGCTGGCAAGACATTTTAGCCGCTAACAATCTACGCCCCCCCATGACCCTTCGGGTTAATACGCTTAAGATTTCTCGCGACGAATACCTTGAAAAGCTTTCACAAGCCGAAATAGAAGCCCACGCAACAAACTTTGCACCGGCAGGTATCACGCTTGAGCACCCTGTTGATGTCAACATGTTGCCGCATTTCAGCGAAGGTTTTGTGAGTGTTCAAGATGAAGCAGCCCAACTTTGCTGTGAGTTGCTAGATGCCCCTAAAGAAGCACGAATACTTGACACTTGCGCAGCCCCCGGTGGAAAAACCTGCGCAATACTTGAGCGGTTTCCTGACGCTGACGTGAGCGCGATTGATATTGACCCTGCCAGAGTAGAGCGTATTAACGAAAATCTTGAGCGAGCGGGGTTAACCGCTACTGTTATAACAGGTGATGCAGCAGACCCCGAAAGCTGGTGGGATAAACAACTGTTTGATCGCATACTGTTAGATGCGCCCTGTAGTGCCACGGGCGTTATAAGGCGGCACCCAGATATTAAACTGCTTCGCCAAGAGAACGATATTGTGCCGTTAGCCAATTTACAATTATCAATATTACAATCATCGTGGCAGATGCTAAAACCTGGCGGAAAGCTAGTCTATGCGACCTGTTCTGTTTTTTCACAAGAAAACAGCCGTATAATTGAGCGGTTTATTAGTAAGCAAGCTGACGCAACACTCATACCTATAGAGGTTGAGTGGGGAACGCCCACACCCTTTGGACAACAGTTATTTCCTCAAGCTGACGGCCATGATGGCTTTTTTTATGCTTGTTTGAAAAAGTCGGGTTAA
- the trkA gene encoding Trk system potassium transporter TrkA codes for MKIIILGAGQVGGTLAENLASEANDITVVDHDAERLRQLQDRLDIRTIQGKGSYPNILKQAGAEDADMLVAVTNSDEVNMVACQVAHTLFKTPTKISRVRAIPYLLKKDLFGSDAFPIDVLISPEQVVTNHITRLIEYPGALQVTDFSKGMVRLVAIRASKGGPLVGHELAYLRQHMPNIDTRVAAIFRKDSAITPDGNTVIEDGDEVFFIAATNHIRAVMSELQPLEKPYKRIIIAGGGNIGHRLAEKLESKHQVKIIEHNSKRCVELSESLNKTIVLQGNATNKEMLLEENIEDTDVFCAVTNDDDANIMASMLAKRLGARKVMTLISNVDYVDLIQGREIDIAISPQQTTIGSLLTHVRRGDVVNVHSLRRGAAEAIEAIAHGDHRSSKVVGKRLDEIPLPEGTTIGAIVRHNEVLIAHDHIRVQPDDHVILFLVDKSKVREVEKLFQVGLAFF; via the coding sequence ATGAAGATTATTATTCTAGGTGCAGGCCAAGTAGGCGGTACTCTAGCAGAGAACCTAGCGAGTGAAGCCAACGATATCACCGTTGTAGACCATGACGCAGAAAGACTTAGACAGCTTCAAGACCGGTTAGATATCAGAACGATTCAAGGCAAAGGCTCTTACCCCAATATTCTGAAGCAAGCGGGTGCAGAAGATGCTGATATGTTGGTTGCCGTTACCAATAGTGACGAAGTCAACATGGTGGCATGCCAAGTGGCACATACACTGTTTAAAACGCCCACCAAAATCAGTCGCGTACGCGCAATACCTTACTTGCTTAAAAAAGACCTTTTTGGCTCAGATGCGTTCCCTATCGATGTCTTGATCAGCCCAGAACAAGTCGTCACCAACCATATCACTCGACTCATTGAATACCCGGGCGCCCTTCAGGTCACCGACTTCTCGAAAGGGATGGTTCGACTGGTGGCGATCAGAGCGAGTAAAGGGGGTCCTTTAGTGGGGCATGAACTCGCTTACCTGCGCCAACACATGCCAAATATAGACACCCGTGTAGCGGCAATTTTCAGAAAAGATAGCGCTATTACCCCTGACGGGAATACCGTGATTGAAGATGGCGACGAAGTCTTTTTTATCGCGGCAACTAATCATATCCGTGCAGTAATGAGTGAGCTGCAGCCATTAGAAAAACCTTATAAACGTATCATTATTGCGGGTGGCGGCAACATAGGTCACCGGCTGGCTGAAAAGCTTGAGAGCAAACACCAAGTCAAGATTATCGAGCACAACAGCAAACGTTGCGTTGAACTATCTGAATCACTCAACAAAACCATTGTGCTACAAGGCAATGCAACCAATAAAGAGATGCTGCTTGAAGAAAACATCGAAGATACCGATGTTTTTTGTGCCGTCACCAACGACGATGACGCTAACATCATGGCCTCTATGCTGGCAAAGCGATTAGGCGCTCGAAAAGTCATGACCCTAATCAGTAATGTTGATTATGTTGATTTAATTCAAGGCCGAGAAATCGATATTGCCATATCACCCCAACAGACCACCATTGGCAGCCTTTTAACGCACGTTAGACGTGGCGATGTAGTGAATGTGCACTCTCTCAGGCGTGGTGCTGCAGAAGCCATAGAAGCAATTGCACACGGTGATCATCGATCCTCTAAGGTTGTTGGTAAACGCCTAGACGAAATACCGCTACCTGAAGGCACCACTATCGGGGCGATTGTTCGGCATAACGAGGTACTCATTGCACACGATCATATTCGAGTGCAGCCAGACGATCACGTTATCCTGTTTTTGGTCGATAAGAGTAAAGTCAGAGAAGTTGAGAAGCTATTCCAAGTGGGTCTCGCTTTCTTTTAA
- a CDS encoding TrkH family potassium uptake protein, whose product MHLSIICRILGILLMLFSITMLPPIIVSLLYDDGQLMPFAKAFGLILCIGFLVWFPVRNIKDDLRVRDGFVITVLFWLVLSLSGSIPLYVSDNPSMSFVDAYFESLSGLSTTGATVITGIDDLPQSILWYRQQLQWLGGMGIIVLAVAILPMLGIGGMQLYRAETPGPVKDNKLTPRITETAKALWYIYLGLTVTCATGYWLAGMSGFDAITHSFSTIAIGGFSTHDDSIGYFDSTAIELIAVLFMFLSGINFALHFFSWRSKSIFIYLRDPEFKFYAFIIGGVSIVSISVLIATETYEVSEAITSGLFEVVSIATTTGFATADFANWPLVLPFLLFVVAFIGGCAGSTGGGMKVIRVLLIYKQGMREVKRLIHPNAVIPIKIGRKPVPDRVIEAVWGFFSVYMFMFVFMLIILLATGLDQVTAWSAVGACINNLGPGLGDVAYHYGDLNSTAKWVLCFAMLLGRLEVFTLLILFTPAFWRH is encoded by the coding sequence ATGCATCTTTCAATTATTTGTCGTATTTTAGGTATATTGTTGATGCTTTTCAGTATCACCATGCTGCCGCCTATTATTGTCTCTCTACTTTATGATGATGGACAACTGATGCCCTTTGCAAAGGCGTTTGGCCTTATTTTGTGCATTGGATTTCTGGTCTGGTTTCCGGTTAGAAATATAAAAGATGACCTTCGTGTGCGAGATGGCTTTGTTATCACCGTACTATTTTGGCTAGTCTTAAGCCTCAGTGGGTCAATCCCACTCTATGTCAGCGACAACCCATCCATGTCCTTTGTGGATGCATACTTTGAATCACTTTCTGGTTTAAGCACTACCGGTGCCACGGTTATCACCGGCATCGATGACTTACCTCAATCAATTCTTTGGTACCGACAACAGCTACAATGGTTAGGGGGTATGGGTATCATCGTACTCGCCGTTGCCATATTGCCGATGCTAGGCATTGGTGGCATGCAGCTCTACCGGGCAGAAACACCAGGGCCTGTAAAAGACAACAAGCTCACGCCCCGCATAACAGAAACCGCTAAAGCGCTCTGGTACATTTATCTCGGGCTCACGGTTACCTGCGCAACAGGGTATTGGCTAGCAGGGATGAGCGGCTTTGATGCCATCACACATAGTTTCTCAACCATTGCCATCGGTGGGTTTTCGACCCACGATGACAGCATCGGTTATTTTGACAGCACGGCGATTGAGCTCATCGCCGTGTTATTTATGTTTTTATCAGGCATCAACTTTGCCCTTCACTTTTTCTCATGGCGAAGTAAATCCATCTTCATTTACTTAAGAGACCCTGAGTTTAAATTCTATGCCTTTATCATCGGCGGCGTCAGCATTGTGAGTATTTCTGTATTAATCGCCACAGAAACCTACGAAGTCAGCGAAGCTATAACCAGTGGCTTATTCGAAGTAGTTTCAATCGCCACCACGACCGGCTTTGCTACCGCAGATTTTGCGAATTGGCCTCTGGTTCTGCCTTTCCTACTCTTTGTAGTGGCCTTTATTGGTGGCTGTGCGGGCTCTACAGGCGGTGGTATGAAGGTTATTCGCGTACTGCTAATTTATAAACAGGGAATGCGGGAGGTCAAACGGTTGATTCACCCTAATGCCGTTATTCCTATCAAAATCGGACGAAAGCCCGTACCCGATCGAGTTATAGAAGCCGTATGGGGATTTTTCTCGGTATATATGTTTATGTTTGTGTTTATGCTTATCATTCTTTTAGCCACAGGCTTAGATCAAGTCACAGCATGGTCAGCGGTAGGTGCCTGCATTAACAACCTGGGGCCCGGTTTAGGCGATGTAGCCTATCATTATGGCGATCTGAATAGTACAGCAAAGTGGGTTTTATGCTTTGCCATGTTACTAGGGCGTCTTGAGGTCTTTACCTTGCTGATATTATTTACACCGGCCTTTTGGCGGCATTGA